From one Bacteroides eggerthii genomic stretch:
- a CDS encoding NUDIX hydrolase, translated as MKPNNDSEKPWEVISSEYLHKNLWLTVRKDHVVLPNGNHIPSYYILEYPNWVNTIAITRDGQFVFIRQYRHGLRKTSYELCAGVCEKEDASPLVSAQRELLEETGYGNGTWREFMQISPNPGTHTNITYCFLATDVEKISEQHLEDTESLSVHLLTLTEVKELLEKGEIKQALMAAPLWKYIAEKGL; from the coding sequence ATGAAGCCCAACAACGATTCAGAAAAACCTTGGGAAGTAATTTCCAGCGAATACTTGCATAAGAACCTGTGGCTTACCGTACGCAAAGACCATGTAGTGTTGCCAAACGGTAACCACATTCCCTCTTATTATATACTGGAATATCCCAACTGGGTAAATACAATTGCCATTACACGCGACGGACAGTTCGTATTTATCCGTCAGTACCGGCATGGTTTGCGAAAGACGTCCTATGAACTTTGTGCCGGCGTATGCGAGAAGGAAGACGCGTCACCGTTGGTTTCCGCTCAACGGGAGCTCTTGGAAGAAACCGGCTACGGAAATGGTACATGGCGGGAATTCATGCAGATTTCTCCCAACCCAGGCACTCACACTAACATTACGTATTGCTTTCTTGCCACCGATGTAGAAAAGATTTCCGAACAACATCTGGAAGATACGGAAAGCCTCAGCGTACATCTGCTTACACTAACGGAAGTAAAAGAGCTGTTGGAGAAAGGAGAAATAAAACAAGCACTAATGGCTGCCCCATTGTGGAAATATATAGCCGAAAAAGGATTATAG